A DNA window from Solanum lycopersicum chromosome 3, SLM_r2.1 contains the following coding sequences:
- the LOC112941192 gene encoding F-box protein At5g49610-like encodes MMFYDEYEFVRVVKMKEIWFPSSDMLYEVLPKLSTKDLLKLKCVSKGWQCLMSDRSFIQGQLKKMEPLTGFFYQGRYQWCDEDYDWISFVPIERVTMEVYIDVLDFLPERIVIQDSSYGLICCRSSFPCDVPAIYVCNPLNKEWKELQWPNPSRESCITLVFDPFKNPIDAFTSFKVVIVSQDETSTEGDGCFSFNIYSSETGEWRISGEICLCNHNMQKKGCICVTGILYWLTDGDEILMFDPENEISWLIMVPLPTTQFNLTPEMCMGEAEGKLHYVLISEHGLQLWVLKDHFTSQWDLTFTISLELLEKENDKYLFKIAEKLARDYNSAYPWIGTLAFKNNILLMRVAADIYLYQFDTMKI; translated from the exons atgatgttttatgATGAATACGAGTTTGTCAG GGTTGTGAAAATGAAGGAAATTTGGTTTCCAAGCAGTGACATGCTATATGAAGTGCTACCAAAATTGTCTACTAAGGATTTGCTGAAATTGAAGTGTGTCTCAAAGGGATGGCAATGTCTTATGTCTGACCGCAGTTTCATTCAAGGACAGTTGAAAAAGATGGAACCTCTCACGGGTTTCTTCTATCAGGGTAGGTACCAGTGGTGTGATGAAGATTATGACTGGATCAGCTTCGTACCTATAGAAAGAGTTACCATGGAAGTCTATATTGATGTTCTTGATTTCCTCCCAGAACGTATTGTCATCCAAGACTCAAGTTATGGACTAATCTGTTGCCGAAGTAGCTTTCCTTGTGATGTTCCTGCAATCTACGTCTGTAACCCGCTGAATAAGGAGTGGAAAGAACTTCAGTGGCCAAATCCTTCCAGAGAAAGCTGCATAACCTTGGTTTTTGATCCATTCAAGAATCCGATTGATGCATTCACAAGTTTTAAGGTTGTGATAGTTAGCCAAGATGAAACTAGCACAGAAGGAGATGGATGTTTCTCTTTTAACATTTATTCATCAGAAACAGGAGAATGGAGAATATCCGGAGAGATTTGTCTTTGCAATCACAACATGCAGAAAAAGGGATGCATCTGTGTAACTGGGATTCTGTATTGGCTTACTGATGGAGACGAAATCCTTATGTTTGATCCAGAAAATGAGATATCTTGGTTGATAATGGTACCACTCCCCACCACCCAGTTCAATCTAACACCCGAGATGTGCATGGGAGAAGCTGAAGGGAAGCTACATTACGTATTGATATCCGAACACGGACTTCAACTGTGGGTGCTGAAGGATCATTTTACTTCTCAATGGGATCTTACTTTTACCATCTCTTTGGAATTGCTGGAAAAAGAAAACGACAAGTATCTGTTCAAGATAGCTGAAAAATTGGCAAGAGACTATAATTCCGCGTATCCTTGGATAGGGACTCTAGCTTTCAAGAACAACATCTTGCTTATGAGAGTTGCAGCTGATATCTATTTGTATCAGTTTGATACAATGAAGATTTGA